taattttagtggttagtaacaTTTAGAGCTAGAAATGCaataatttatttcaggcttcagccagtaaattacattttggttcatccctaattttttgacttgataacttgtgtcagagcaataattaaaatataatttcataagatatatttatatttttgtatgaacacaatcctcactgattggttccacctcctctgatcttctctctcattccttcatcagctcctcatagttctccatcagcctctcctcactcctcactaccttcttatctctgtccttcatccctctaacctgtcccggtcctcctcctttagtgtcccacctctcacaccttcatcacattcctctgatacagctctctgtcacacatgtgatggggattgatgtgaacatgtgatgagctgctgtgatgtgtctcacctcagagtgttcagtttctgagagagcagcttcactgctgagtctcctggatggttgtagctcaggtccagctctctcacactggatgagttggagctcaaagctgctgccagagaagccccgcccacctctgtgatgacacaacctgacagactggattcagaaaaacatccacaactcaggaaacaagtgaggagacgaggaacaggacaatattgatggaacatgtgatccactgacctgagatagtccagtttacagtgaggactcttcagtccttcacacagcagcttcactcctgaatcctgcagatcattgttactcaggtccagatgtttcacactggaggactgagagctgaggactgaggacagagctgcacagcttctttctgagagaccacaggaactcaacctgatgaagaatcagagaaaccttacagatgtttgtctgtgaCAGAATTAAAGACATGTTCTGCTAAAGTCACATACTTAACTTTCTTGGAGGCTTTAATcactgggagcagcttcagaaaagcttcctctgaaggagagaaactcTTCAGGTCAAAGACATTCAGATGTTTCtgtgatgacagtaagatgaagaccagagctgaccactgagcaggagacagtTTCTCTGTGGAGAGATTTCCTGATCTCATGGACTGTTGGATCTCCTTCAGCAGAGAGCGATCATTCACTTCATTCAGACAGTGGAACAGGTtgatgcttctctctgtggacaaACTCTCACTCAGCTTCTTCTTGATGTATTTAACTGTTTTCTGATTGTTCTGTGAGTCACGTCCTGTTTGTGTCAGCAGGCCTTGTaggagcctctgattggtcggcagtgaaagacccagcaGGAAGCGGAGGAACAAGTCCAAGTGTCCGTTTGGACTCTGTAAGGCCTCGTCCACAGCACTCTGGTGGAGAAGGTTCAGAGTTggtttttgaaatgtataaatcttgaagctcttcttcttctgtggtttatGTTCCAGCAGGTTTACTTTAGAGCTGATGAAGGTCTGATGGACATGAAGAGCAGCCAGAAACTCCTGAAGGCTCAGGTGGATGAAGGTGAACACCTTGTCCTGGTAAAGGCTGCTCTCCTCTCTGAAGACCTGTGTGAACACTCCTGAGCATACTGAGGCTGCTCTGAGGTCCATGCCACACTCTGTCAGGTCACTCTCATAGAAGATCAGctttcctttctgcagctgctcaaaagccagttttcccaGAGACTCCATCATCTCCCTGCTCTGTGGACTCCAGTGTGGATCTGTGGCAGTTCCTCCATCAAACTTGACTGtcttgactttgttctgaagaaccacatagtggctgtagatctgagtcagagtcctgggcagctttccctcctctctgctcttcaacatgtcctccagaactgtagcagtgatccagcagaagagcgggatgtggcacatgatgtggaggctacGACACCTCCTAATGTGGGACATTATCCTTCTgacctgctcctcatctgtggacctcctcctgaagtactcctccttctgagggtcagtgaaccctctgacctctgtcaccATGTTCACACACTCAGGAggaatctgattggctgctgcaggccgtgtggttatccagaggtgggctgatggaagcagttctcctctgatgaggtttaccagcagaacctccactgaggtggactctgatacatcagtcagggtctgagtgctgaggaagtccagagggagccgacactcatccagaccatccaagatgaacaaaaccaggaagtcctggaagctgcagatttctgcttctttgcttccagagaagaagtgatcaacaagtcccaccaagctgaagctcctccccctcagcacgttcagctctctgaaggtcagtgggaatgtgtagtggacctcctgctgggctttatcttcagcccagtccacagtgaacttgtgtgttaagagtgttttcccaatgccagccacgccctttgtcatcactgtcctgattggttgaggtcttccaggaggggctttaaagagctcttctagtgtgatggctctttctgctgtgtctgaTCTCCTGGATGCTGTTTCTATCTGTATGACCTCGTGTTCCTGGTTGACCTCTccaccccctccctctgtgatgtagagctctgtgtagatctccttcaggagggttggacttcctgctttagccacaccctcagacacacactggaactTCTTCTTCAGCTTGGACTTCAGCTCACGTTTGTATTGAGCAGcctttgttcctgaatgaaaacaaacttaatgttagagtggagaagtcagagcaggtttgaatattggagatcaaagtgtgtgatgttctcagtctggatggttcctcagattaaatgtgactgattgaatcatgctttgaaaaagaaaagccagctttgtgtccttcatgtgatgttcctcacagtgaagatgttcacatgctcttactgctctgcagacgctcagccagctcctcctgcttcatcttcttcaggaaatacagtgtgatgttcagaaaggcctccctgctcctcctctgctcctcatcttcaccctccatctgactctctgagcactctggatcatctccatccacaatcttctgcatgtgtttgagttca
The sequence above is a segment of the Gouania willdenowi unplaced genomic scaffold, fGouWil2.1 scaffold_168_arrow_ctg1, whole genome shotgun sequence genome. Coding sequences within it:
- the LOC114458715 gene encoding protein NLRC3-like; this translates as DSIFMLVEDNIISFVKAELKHMQKIVDGDDPECSESQMEGEDEEQRRSREAFLNITLYFLKKMKQEELAERLQSRTKAAQYKRELKSKLKKKFQCVSEGVAKAGSPTLLKEIYTELYITEGGGGEVNQEHEVIQIETASRRSDTAERAITLEELFKAPPGRPQPIRTVMTKGVAGIGKTLLTHKFTVDWAEDKAQQEVHYTFPLTFRELNVLRGRSFSLVGLVDHFFSGSKEAEICSFQDFLVLFILDGLDECRLPLDFLSTQTLTDVSESTSVEVLLVNLIRGELLPSAHLWITTRPAAANQIPPECVNMVTEVRGFTDPQKEEYFRRRSTDEEQVRRIMSHIRRCRSLHIMCHIPLFCWITATVLEDMLKSREEGKLPRTLTQIYSHYVVLQNKVKTVKFDGGTATDPHWSPQSREMMESLGKLAFEQLQKGKLIFYESDLTECGMDLRAASVCSGVFTQVFREESSLYQDKVFTFIHLSLQEFLAALHVHQTFISSKVNLLEHKPQKKKSFKIYTFQKPTLNLLHQSAVDEALQSPNGHLDLFLRFLLGLSLPTNQRLLQGLLTQTGRDSQNNQKTVKYIKKKLSESLSTERSINLFHCLNEVNDRSLLKEIQQSMRSGNLSTEKLSPAQWSALVFILLSSQKHLNVFDLKSFSPSEEAFLKLLPVIKASKKVKLSSCGLSERSCAALSSVLSSQSSSVKHLDLSNNDLQDSGVKLLCEGLKSPHCKLDYLSLSGCVITEVGGASLAAALSSNSSSVRELDLSY